The segment TCAACAGCCTGGATACGATCGCCAACGTGGTGACAACGCCGCTCTATGACGCCGCCTACAAGGCGGTGGTAGAGGCCAAGAAAGAGGCGGAAGGGCAGGGAAATCGGCCGGTCGTGATTCTCTTCACCGATGGCAAGGATGACGACAGCACAGGCAACCCGGCCAGCGCCAACACGCGGCAGACGGCGGAACTGGCGGCCAAGCAGGAGAACATCGCCATCTTCACCATCGGCGTGGGCGCCGACGCCGACGCCGCCAATCTGCAGGCCCTGGCCCAGAATACCGGCGGCGCCTTCACCCAGGCGCCCGACGCGGCCGGCCTCGATGCCATCTACACCGACATCGCCAATCGTTTGCGCACGCAGTACGACCTGACCTGGCAGTCGAAGGTAGAAGCCGATGGCAAACCGCACCAACTGGGCGTGAAAGTGGCAGTGAGTGGCAAGGAATTGGCCGGCCTGACCCCTTTCGTTCCCATCTGCACCGAACTTCCCGGCATCCGCTTCTTCTTCGAGCAACCTTCTCCTGTCTTTGCCTTCACTCGTGAGACCGAACGCAAGCCGCTGGATCCTGGTCAGGAATTCAAGACCAATTGGAAGCTCACGCCCGATATTACCGCCTGCAACCTCATCGATCGGGTCGAGTACTACTTCGATGACGAACCAGAGCCTGCCGCTATAGCTCAAGCCGCCCCCTTCACTCTGATCTGGCCGGCCGACCATCCGGTGGATGAGCCAACATCCTACACGATCCGGGCCGTGGCCTACGACACACAAGGCAATCAGGGCGAAGCCTCGATCCCGTTGATGATCACAAAAGGGGGTGGTATAGTCGAGTGGATTCCCCTCCTGATCGGTTTGGTGCTCCTGGTGGCTGTGGTGGTGCTTATCTTCGCCCTGCGCCGGCAGCGCCAGCCCGAGCCGATTTCGGGGCCGGGCGGGGGGGCGTTGCCCTACCCCGAACCGTTCCCGCCGATCGGTCGCACCACTGTGGGTGATTCCTCAACTCCGCCACCTCCAACCCCTCCATCTATCCCGATCTCACCTGGCCTAGGCTCACAACCTCCCCTGGCCCCGCCGCGGCCTAACCCCATCGCCTGGTTCGTGGTCACGGCTGGGCCGGAAAAGGGCCGAGAGTTCCAGGTGCTCCGCACCGAGATGCGCATGGGCCGCGGCGGCGATAGCGAGATCCATCTGGAGGATGGTACGGTCTCGCGTGAGCACGCCACCCTGCGCTGGGAGAACGGCCAGTACTATCTTTACGACCTGGGCTCGGTGAACACGGCCAAGGTGAACGGCCGTGGCATTACCAAGATGCGCTTGCAGGACAATGACCAGATCACGCTGGGCAATACGACCCTGGTCTTCAAGATGACCGGCCCCAACCGCTGATCAGCCAACCGTGAGAGCGGGAAACCAGGAAACTGGTAGCCCGCTCTCACGGCCCCTCGCTCTCCAATCAGATCATGGCGACGCCCGAACGCATCAAGTACTACCGCATCAAGCGCAAGATCGGCGCCGGCGGC is part of the Caldilineales bacterium genome and harbors:
- a CDS encoding VWA domain-containing protein, with protein sequence MNKNRLIFSLLSAAVVLLAAAAGALAQAGSGAVEFEPVEVNHFPKMQAVVTAVDANGIPFTGLTVGNFILAEDGQNVEATATEKINPVVPVSLLLLIDKSGSMSAKGSVAGKTKLDEAKESAVRFLQNLQPSDRAAILAFGSRRGVPINLNQGLDDDCKSEEISKERSFTDDKGALINCVNSLDTIANVVTTPLYDAAYKAVVEAKKEAEGQGNRPVVILFTDGKDDDSTGNPASANTRQTAELAAKQENIAIFTIGVGADADAANLQALAQNTGGAFTQAPDAAGLDAIYTDIANRLRTQYDLTWQSKVEADGKPHQLGVKVAVSGKELAGLTPFVPICTELPGIRFFFEQPSPVFAFTRETERKPLDPGQEFKTNWKLTPDITACNLIDRVEYYFDDEPEPAAIAQAAPFTLIWPADHPVDEPTSYTIRAVAYDTQGNQGEASIPLMITKGGGIVEWIPLLIGLVLLVAVVVLIFALRRQRQPEPISGPGGGALPYPEPFPPIGRTTVGDSSTPPPPTPPSIPISPGLGSQPPLAPPRPNPIAWFVVTAGPEKGREFQVLRTEMRMGRGGDSEIHLEDGTVSREHATLRWENGQYYLYDLGSVNTAKVNGRGITKMRLQDNDQITLGNTTLVFKMTGPNR